Proteins from a genomic interval of Beijerinckia indica subsp. indica ATCC 9039:
- a CDS encoding DEAD/DEAH box helicase yields the protein MTDFRGLGLASSLLDTLAKQGFTRPTPIQAQAIPAILEGRDLIGIAQTGTGKTAAFALPILHALITHPTPAPRGGARVLVLSPTRELASQIAETFRTLGQSHALSVAVVFGGVSPGAQIKALQRGLDILVATPGRLVDHIDSGVAHLGKTEFFVLDEVDQMLDLGFVKPIRRIVGTLPAKRQSLFFSATMPGEIRKLATDLLKDPVTVSVTPVAKTADRVRQQVVFVETHRKRDILIELFGDAMMTRTIVFTRTKRGADKVTQHLEKAGIPAFAIHGNKSQSQRERSLLAFRSGHVRALVATDIAARGIDIDGVTHVVNYELPEVPESYVHRIGRTARAGAEGIAISLCDGTERDYLRNIEKLTRLNLPVEDRRSSLQNGEISPAARQHSDRRPAYGETCRQDRSQDRSLDPSRDRPSGRFSRPGNQERRGDGDTRANEQRPQRQNRPAASLSKGTRPRPAFHQRRQRSDIEQSPADQS from the coding sequence TTGACTGATTTTCGCGGCCTTGGCCTTGCCTCATCCCTTCTCGACACATTGGCAAAACAAGGTTTCACCCGACCTACCCCAATCCAGGCACAAGCCATTCCGGCAATCCTGGAGGGCCGCGATCTCATCGGCATTGCTCAGACAGGAACCGGCAAGACCGCCGCTTTCGCCCTTCCGATCCTGCACGCGCTCATCACCCATCCGACACCCGCCCCGCGTGGTGGCGCGCGCGTCCTCGTATTGAGCCCGACACGGGAGCTTGCAAGTCAGATCGCCGAGACCTTCCGGACACTCGGGCAATCCCATGCCCTTTCTGTCGCCGTTGTTTTCGGTGGCGTATCGCCTGGCGCTCAGATCAAGGCTTTGCAGCGCGGCCTCGACATTCTTGTCGCGACACCTGGACGGCTCGTAGACCACATCGATTCCGGTGTTGCCCATCTCGGCAAGACGGAATTCTTCGTTCTCGATGAAGTTGATCAGATGCTCGATCTCGGCTTCGTCAAGCCGATACGGCGTATCGTTGGAACCCTGCCGGCTAAACGCCAAAGCCTGTTCTTTTCCGCGACCATGCCTGGAGAAATTCGCAAGCTTGCCACGGATCTATTGAAAGACCCGGTCACGGTTTCCGTGACGCCAGTCGCCAAGACCGCCGATCGTGTGCGGCAACAAGTTGTGTTCGTGGAGACGCATCGCAAACGTGATATTCTCATCGAATTATTCGGCGACGCGATGATGACGCGCACCATTGTCTTCACGCGCACCAAGCGCGGCGCCGATAAAGTCACCCAGCATCTCGAAAAGGCTGGCATTCCCGCTTTTGCGATCCACGGCAACAAGAGCCAGAGCCAGCGTGAACGATCACTCCTCGCCTTCCGCTCTGGCCATGTCCGGGCGCTGGTTGCGACCGATATAGCCGCGCGGGGCATCGATATCGATGGCGTCACTCACGTCGTCAATTATGAATTGCCGGAAGTTCCCGAAAGCTATGTTCACCGTATTGGCCGCACCGCCCGCGCCGGAGCGGAGGGCATTGCCATTTCCTTATGCGACGGAACAGAGCGGGATTATTTGCGCAATATCGAAAAACTCACCCGTCTCAATCTTCCCGTCGAAGACCGCCGCAGCAGCTTGCAAAATGGGGAGATTTCCCCGGCTGCGCGGCAGCATTCGGATCGCCGCCCAGCCTATGGGGAAACCTGTCGCCAAGATCGCTCCCAAGATCGCTCACTGGACCCTTCCCGAGATCGCCCATCTGGACGCTTCTCACGGCCGGGAAATCAGGAGCGTAGAGGTGATGGCGACACACGCGCCAACGAACAAAGACCTCAGCGGCAAAACAGGCCAGCGGCATCCCTCTCGAAAGGCACGCGGCCTCGGCCTGCTTTCCACCAAAGGCGTCAGCGCTCTGATATCGAGCAATCCCCGGCCGATCAGAGTTAA
- a CDS encoding sel1 repeat family protein — protein MAFCFGLCMALCCMHNRIFFTVSDHDRHRLEMIDAVWRTATTSVSQLCRGLWHSIGQQLPKRCYKMRASPRLSIALFAALNIGVTIAAKAEATDWRDAETLKQPIREADRRGDFENATNAAEKCVTITRGARTESKSAPGDYYCMYYLSSALRNGRGVPRDERRAFLLLNDLVATYRDDDAALDLAEAYLDGAGTSRDPVEAGVIFWRVKHGAWSIYSDYWGMCNNCEEFWAHEKVVGERIERELTTTEKKQANTIGAARFPEIAARVTYRDVQIEVATAVLIAATGSLLWLFFRSLKWFFRSLKLNVRLPRFGGW, from the coding sequence ATGGCTTTTTGTTTTGGTCTCTGCATGGCATTGTGCTGCATGCACAACAGAATTTTCTTCACGGTATCGGATCATGATCGGCACCGCCTCGAAATGATCGATGCTGTCTGGCGCACCGCTACAACATCAGTCAGCCAACTGTGTCGAGGATTGTGGCACAGCATCGGACAGCAACTTCCCAAGCGATGCTATAAAATGAGGGCGAGTCCAAGATTATCTATCGCGCTTTTCGCGGCCTTGAATATTGGTGTTACGATTGCGGCCAAAGCTGAGGCGACAGACTGGCGTGATGCGGAAACGCTGAAACAACCAATTCGTGAAGCCGATCGTCGAGGAGACTTTGAAAATGCCACCAACGCTGCTGAGAAGTGCGTGACGATCACAAGAGGCGCGCGAACCGAATCCAAGAGCGCGCCAGGTGACTACTACTGCATGTATTATCTCAGCTCAGCCCTCAGAAATGGCAGAGGTGTGCCTCGTGACGAAAGACGTGCTTTCCTCCTTCTTAACGACCTCGTAGCGACATACCGTGATGACGATGCGGCATTAGACTTGGCCGAAGCGTATTTAGACGGAGCGGGCACGTCCCGTGATCCCGTCGAGGCAGGTGTTATTTTTTGGCGAGTTAAGCACGGTGCCTGGTCGATCTATAGCGACTACTGGGGGATGTGCAATAACTGCGAAGAGTTTTGGGCTCATGAAAAGGTCGTCGGTGAAAGGATCGAGCGAGAACTTACCACCACAGAGAAAAAACAGGCTAACACGATTGGAGCTGCACGCTTTCCCGAAATAGCAGCGCGCGTAACGTACAGAGACGTGCAGATAGAGGTCGCCACGGCGGTCTTGATCGCAGCAACTGGTAGCCTGCTTTGGTTGTTTTTCCGCTCTTTGAAGTGGTTTTTCCGCTCTTTGAAGCTTAATGTGCGGTTACCTAGATTTGGCGGCTGGTAA
- a CDS encoding YkgJ family cysteine cluster protein, with amino-acid sequence MPILDVANPLSFFKGMNGTFADVIMVERDKDDFLEKLLPKAFTTFDLSVDACAQGMGALACRGGCASCCTIRVAATAPEILHIARHLRALSETQDKATWTQDLLQRLHEANDTTHGLGEQDRMEQGVVCPFIEEGLCVIYAQRPLACRGHASFSEKACVEALNGEEIAVPVSSLHLTVRSLIQNSLQSALRDADLGWGIYELNQALEIALKQPDIEAEWLAGKDVFASAMIMDVSPDEMAETFEAIKAMAA; translated from the coding sequence ATGCCGATTCTCGATGTCGCCAATCCTCTCTCCTTTTTTAAGGGCATGAACGGCACTTTTGCCGATGTGATCATGGTTGAACGGGACAAGGATGATTTTCTGGAAAAGCTTCTGCCCAAGGCTTTCACGACCTTCGATCTGTCCGTCGATGCTTGTGCGCAAGGCATGGGGGCTTTGGCATGCCGGGGTGGCTGCGCAAGCTGTTGTACGATTCGGGTGGCTGCCACCGCGCCGGAAATTCTGCATATAGCCCGGCATCTGCGGGCATTGAGCGAAACGCAGGACAAAGCGACCTGGACTCAGGATTTGCTGCAAAGGCTGCATGAAGCCAATGATACGACACATGGGCTGGGGGAACAGGACCGCATGGAACAGGGCGTGGTCTGTCCCTTCATCGAAGAGGGTCTCTGTGTGATCTATGCCCAAAGACCGCTTGCTTGCCGGGGCCATGCTTCCTTCTCCGAGAAAGCCTGCGTCGAAGCGCTGAATGGCGAGGAGATCGCCGTACCCGTTTCTTCGCTGCATTTGACCGTGCGCAGCCTCATTCAGAATTCTCTGCAATCGGCGCTCCGCGATGCCGATCTCGGATGGGGTATCTATGAGTTGAATCAAGCCCTGGAAATTGCCTTGAAACAGCCGGATATCGAAGCCGAATGGCTGGCTGGGAAGGATGTTTTCGCTTCGGCCATGATTATGGATGTCAGCCCGGACGAAATGGCTGAAACCTTCGAGGCGATCAAGGCCATGGCGGCGTGA
- the alkB gene encoding DNA oxidative demethylase AlkB, which translates to MIEYWPSKRTSDSIVRQNESLLLPFETQRIIEPFADGAVLLRAEVLDKAEGLLEEVRAIAHAAPFRRMVTPGGFTMSVAMTNCGDTGWITDRRGYRYGAIDPESGHQWPAMPALFRAVAVTAAERAGYVGFEPDACLINRYEPGSRMSLHQDKNERDFAQPIVSVSLGLLATFQFGGATRKDPVRKIFLDHADVVVWGGASRLNHHGVLTLKNGWHPSTGRVRYNLTFRKAL; encoded by the coding sequence ATGATCGAATATTGGCCTTCCAAAAGGACATCTGATTCAATCGTGCGGCAAAACGAGTCTTTGCTCCTGCCTTTTGAAACACAACGGATCATCGAGCCCTTCGCGGACGGGGCCGTCCTCTTGCGCGCCGAAGTCCTTGACAAAGCAGAGGGTCTTTTGGAAGAGGTGAGGGCTATAGCCCATGCGGCTCCTTTTCGGCGCATGGTGACGCCGGGCGGTTTCACCATGTCGGTCGCCATGACCAATTGTGGCGATACGGGGTGGATCACCGATCGGCGGGGCTATCGCTATGGGGCCATAGACCCCGAAAGCGGTCACCAATGGCCAGCCATGCCCGCTTTGTTCAGAGCCGTGGCCGTGACAGCGGCGGAGAGAGCTGGGTACGTCGGTTTCGAGCCGGATGCCTGCCTCATCAATCGTTATGAACCCGGCAGCCGCATGTCATTGCATCAAGATAAGAACGAGAGAGATTTTGCGCAGCCGATCGTTTCCGTCTCGCTTGGGCTGTTGGCGACTTTCCAATTTGGAGGCGCCACGCGGAAGGACCCAGTCCGTAAAATTTTTCTCGACCATGCGGATGTCGTGGTTTGGGGTGGCGCCTCGCGACTGAACCACCACGGCGTGTTGACACTGAAAAACGGGTGGCATCCGAGCACAGGTCGGGTGCGGTATAATCTCACATTCCGGAAAGCGCTCTAA
- a CDS encoding DUF1467 family protein, translated as MQFPFPIATACAIFFTIWFIALFAVLPFGVRSQHETGDVVPGTDPGAPVALHFWSKIFWTTVLACVVFGIVVAIAHFEA; from the coding sequence ATGCAATTTCCTTTTCCTATCGCAACGGCTTGCGCGATTTTCTTCACGATCTGGTTTATCGCTCTCTTTGCCGTTTTGCCGTTTGGCGTTCGGTCGCAGCACGAGACGGGTGACGTTGTGCCGGGAACGGACCCAGGCGCGCCGGTCGCGCTGCATTTTTGGTCTAAAATATTTTGGACGACAGTGTTGGCCTGTGTCGTTTTCGGCATTGTCGTCGCCATTGCCCATTTTGAGGCCTGA
- a CDS encoding L,D-transpeptidase, producing the protein MFRSRLVLTSAALLFGMAISFQALAYEYDLNGQPVPDGQNYSNSRMEGRPQAVAPARETVSYSTRYAPGTIVVSTDERRLYYVLPNNQAIRYGIGVGRPGFEWHGVKTVAMKREWPSWTPPAQMLRRRPDLPRFMPGGPDNPLGARALYIGGTLYRIHGSNEPETIGQAVSSGCIRMTNEDVTDLYSRVKVGTRVIVQR; encoded by the coding sequence ATGTTTCGTTCGCGCTTGGTCCTTACCAGTGCCGCGCTTCTGTTCGGGATGGCTATCTCGTTTCAGGCGCTGGCCTATGAATATGACCTCAACGGGCAACCCGTGCCAGATGGTCAAAATTACAGCAATTCGAGGATGGAAGGCCGGCCGCAGGCTGTGGCTCCCGCCCGTGAGACAGTATCCTATTCGACACGTTACGCCCCAGGAACGATCGTGGTCTCCACGGACGAGCGCCGGCTTTACTATGTGCTTCCGAATAATCAGGCGATCCGCTACGGAATCGGTGTCGGCCGGCCCGGCTTCGAATGGCATGGTGTCAAAACGGTCGCGATGAAACGCGAATGGCCATCCTGGACGCCCCCCGCGCAAATGCTGCGCCGCAGACCCGACTTGCCTCGTTTCATGCCGGGCGGTCCCGATAATCCGCTCGGAGCGCGGGCCCTCTATATCGGCGGTACACTCTACCGCATTCATGGTTCAAACGAACCCGAAACCATTGGTCAGGCCGTCTCTTCCGGCTGTATTCGCATGACCAACGAAGATGTGACCGACCTTTACAGCCGGGTCAAAGTCGGCACACGGGTCATCGTTCAACGCTGA
- a CDS encoding gamma-butyrobetaine hydroxylase-like domain-containing protein, giving the protein MSDQEGQWPRELRLKDNGKTLSISFENGASYDLSAEYLRVMSPSAEVQGHSPEERVTVGGKEKCFIIGVEPVGTYAVRLTFDDMHSTGIYSWNFLYELGSQHEEKWNFYIAELASKGLTRDRPGQL; this is encoded by the coding sequence ATGAGCGATCAGGAAGGGCAATGGCCGCGCGAATTGCGGCTGAAGGACAATGGCAAGACCTTGTCGATCAGCTTCGAAAATGGCGCCAGTTATGATCTCTCGGCCGAATATCTTCGCGTCATGAGCCCTAGCGCGGAAGTACAAGGCCACAGCCCGGAAGAGAGGGTCACGGTCGGCGGCAAGGAAAAATGTTTCATCATCGGCGTTGAGCCAGTGGGAACCTACGCCGTGCGCCTGACCTTCGACGACATGCATTCCACGGGCATTTATTCGTGGAATTTCCTCTACGAGCTCGGCAGCCAGCACGAAGAGAAATGGAATTTTTATATCGCGGAGCTGGCCAGCAAGGGACTCACGCGCGATCGTCCTGGTCAACTTTGA
- the moaA gene encoding GTP 3',8-cyclase MoaA, protein MTLILPQDAKSEPARLETGLPPLVDPFGRHISYVRVSVTDRCDMRCTYCMAEDMHFLPKEQLLTLEELDRLCSAFIARGVKTLRITGGEPLIRRNILSLFRALSRHLKSGALSELTLTTNGSQLARYAEDLAACGIRRINVSLDTLDADRYRSVTRWGDHAEVLRGIEAARAAGLKIKINMVALQGVNEHEIVPMLEWAHGQGMDLTLIEVMPMGVIETDRADQYLPLTRVRTALESRFTLRDIAYKTGGPARYVEVGETGGRLGFITPLTHNFCEGCNRVRVTCTGTIYMCLGQEDAADLRTPLRAAVSDELLHQALDEAIARKPKGHDFDIDRHHAMPAVSRHMSMTGG, encoded by the coding sequence ATGACGCTTATTCTGCCGCAAGACGCAAAATCCGAACCAGCCCGTCTGGAAACGGGTTTACCGCCCCTCGTCGATCCCTTCGGCCGCCACATCAGTTATGTGCGCGTCTCCGTGACCGATCGCTGCGACATGCGTTGCACTTATTGCATGGCGGAAGATATGCACTTTCTGCCAAAGGAACAATTACTCACCCTCGAAGAACTCGATCGGCTCTGCTCGGCCTTCATCGCGCGTGGTGTCAAAACCTTGCGCATCACTGGTGGCGAACCCCTGATCCGGCGTAATATTCTGAGCTTGTTCCGGGCTCTTTCGCGCCATTTGAAATCCGGTGCCTTGTCGGAATTGACCCTGACCACCAATGGGTCGCAGCTTGCCCGCTATGCCGAGGATCTCGCGGCCTGCGGCATCCGCCGCATTAACGTCTCGCTCGATACATTGGACGCGGATCGCTATCGTTCCGTGACCCGCTGGGGCGATCATGCCGAGGTTCTGAGGGGGATCGAGGCGGCCCGTGCTGCGGGTCTCAAGATCAAAATCAACATGGTTGCTCTGCAAGGCGTCAATGAGCACGAAATCGTCCCCATGCTGGAATGGGCGCATGGCCAGGGCATGGATCTGACCCTGATCGAAGTCATGCCCATGGGAGTCATCGAGACGGATCGAGCCGACCAATATTTGCCCCTGACTCGTGTGCGGACCGCCCTCGAATCCCGCTTCACCTTGCGCGATATCGCTTACAAGACCGGCGGTCCGGCCCGTTATGTCGAGGTTGGAGAAACCGGGGGACGGCTCGGCTTCATTACTCCTCTGACGCATAATTTCTGCGAGGGCTGCAATCGCGTCCGCGTCACCTGCACCGGCACGATTTATATGTGCCTCGGCCAGGAAGATGCCGCCGATCTCCGCACGCCTTTACGGGCCGCTGTTTCCGACGAGCTTTTGCACCAAGCCCTCGACGAAGCCATAGCGCGCAAGCCGAAAGGCCATGACTTCGATATTGATCGACACCATGCCATGCCCGCCGTGTCGCGCCACATGAGCATGACCGGCGGCTAA
- the apbC gene encoding iron-sulfur cluster carrier protein ApbC, with translation MVSDQDVLNALGTVLGPDGKTPLPQSGAIAGLSIKDDKVYLSIAIDPQQAGALEPMRAAAEAVVKKLKGVGNALVSLTAEKQTPPPAPPKPQAPRSIAIPGITHIIAVSSGKGGVGKSTTSVNIALALASLGWKVGILDADIYGPSLPRLLGLKGQPESEGRFMKPLEAFGIKAISIGFMVDEEEPMVWRGPMVMAAVQQLLRDVTWGELDCLVVDMPPGTGDAQLTLAQNVPLAGAVVVSTPQDLALIDARRGIAMFNKVDVPVLGIVENMSYFLCPHCGGRSDIFAHGGARAEAERLGVPFLGEVPLHMTIRERADSGKPVVVSEPDSPYAKVYLDIAGQIKAMLEKGRQRVAPKIVIE, from the coding sequence ATGGTCAGCGATCAAGACGTTCTCAACGCGCTCGGGACGGTCCTCGGACCGGATGGAAAAACGCCGCTGCCTCAATCGGGCGCCATTGCTGGCCTCTCGATCAAGGATGATAAAGTTTATCTTTCGATCGCGATCGATCCGCAACAGGCAGGCGCATTAGAACCCATGCGCGCGGCCGCCGAAGCCGTAGTCAAGAAACTCAAGGGCGTTGGCAATGCCTTGGTGAGCTTGACGGCAGAGAAACAGACGCCGCCGCCCGCGCCACCCAAGCCGCAGGCGCCCCGTAGCATTGCCATTCCGGGCATTACTCACATTATCGCGGTATCCTCCGGCAAAGGTGGCGTCGGTAAATCGACCACCTCCGTGAATATCGCTCTGGCGCTCGCCTCGCTCGGCTGGAAAGTCGGCATTCTCGATGCCGATATTTATGGCCCCTCGCTGCCACGCCTGCTCGGTCTTAAAGGCCAACCCGAATCGGAAGGGCGCTTCATGAAGCCCCTGGAGGCTTTTGGCATAAAGGCGATTTCCATCGGTTTCATGGTCGATGAAGAAGAACCGATGGTTTGGCGCGGTCCCATGGTCATGGCCGCCGTCCAGCAATTGCTCCGCGATGTCACTTGGGGCGAGCTCGATTGCCTCGTGGTGGATATGCCCCCCGGCACTGGCGATGCGCAATTGACCCTGGCGCAGAATGTCCCGCTGGCTGGCGCGGTCGTCGTTTCAACGCCGCAGGATCTTGCCTTGATCGATGCGCGGCGCGGCATTGCCATGTTTAACAAGGTCGATGTGCCGGTGCTCGGTATTGTCGAAAATATGAGCTATTTCCTTTGCCCCCATTGTGGTGGGCGCTCGGATATTTTCGCGCATGGCGGCGCGAGGGCGGAGGCCGAACGTCTCGGCGTGCCTTTCCTCGGCGAGGTCCCGCTGCATATGACGATCCGTGAACGCGCCGATTCGGGCAAGCCGGTCGTCGTCTCTGAACCGGACAGCCCCTATGCCAAGGTCTATCTGGATATTGCCGGACAGATCAAAGCCATGCTTGAAAAAGGCCGGCAGCGCGTCGCACCGAAGATCGTGATCGAATAA
- a CDS encoding transporter substrate-binding domain-containing protein, producing MQIDFPFSLHTLIRRHQEGLGTGVLTRFLVYSFLAIVLMSSPCRATDTPGPELRIASEGARPPYNYLENNELAGFEIDLGQELCKRMNRVCRFVPQDWDNLIPGLLDHRYDAIMAALDISDAAKEKIAFSEPYVRMPMALLGNREEKLPDTSPKGLTGKKLGVEANSLYQAYAEDHFDHSQIQTYASLEEAILDLGEGRIDLVLGNKADISDFLKNRREAQNTAILGELPHDAAYLGEGIGIGLRKEDKELKRQFDQALEDINKDGTFTKIRERYFPYAIN from the coding sequence ATGCAGATAGATTTTCCCTTCTCGCTTCATACCTTGATCCGCCGTCACCAGGAGGGCCTGGGAACCGGGGTTCTCACCCGTTTCCTCGTTTATTCTTTCCTCGCCATTGTCCTCATGTCGTCGCCCTGCCGCGCTACGGACACCCCTGGTCCGGAATTGAGGATCGCCAGCGAAGGCGCGCGGCCGCCTTATAATTATCTCGAAAATAACGAATTAGCCGGTTTCGAGATCGATCTTGGCCAGGAACTCTGCAAACGCATGAACAGGGTTTGCCGTTTCGTTCCGCAGGATTGGGATAATCTGATTCCTGGTCTTCTCGATCATCGCTATGACGCAATCATGGCGGCCTTGGACATCAGTGACGCCGCCAAGGAAAAGATTGCCTTCAGCGAGCCCTATGTGCGCATGCCCATGGCTCTCCTCGGCAATCGTGAAGAGAAACTTCCTGACACGAGCCCCAAGGGCCTCACTGGCAAGAAACTCGGCGTCGAAGCAAACAGCCTCTATCAAGCCTATGCCGAAGATCATTTCGACCATTCGCAAATTCAGACCTATGCCAGCCTGGAAGAAGCCATCCTAGATCTGGGCGAGGGCCGCATCGACCTCGTCCTCGGCAACAAAGCCGATATCAGCGATTTCCTGAAAAACCGGCGCGAGGCGCAAAATACCGCCATTTTGGGAGAACTGCCTCATGATGCCGCTTATCTTGGCGAAGGCATCGGCATCGGCCTGCGTAAAGAGGATAAGGAACTCAAGCGGCAGTTCGATCAAGCGCTCGAGGACATCAACAAGGACGGTACATTTACCAAGATACGCGAACGTTATTTCCCTTATGCGATCAATTGA
- a CDS encoding NAD(P)-dependent oxidoreductase has product MAKVAFLGLGVMGYPMAGHLVKHGHEVTVYNRSAAKAEKWATQFGGKTAATPGAAAAGQEIVFSCVGNDDDVRMITIGENGAFSTLPVGALFVDHTTASASVARELAAIATKEGKHFIDAPVSGGQAGAENGALTVMCGGDEKPYAEAEKVIKAYAKSCRLMGPAGSGQLTKMVNQICIAGLVQALSEGLHFAQCAGLDGAAVIDVISKGAAQSWQMENRYKTMLDGKFDFGFAVQWMRKDLSICLAEARNNGASLPVSALVDQFYAEVEKLGGSRWDTSSLIARLQPKAG; this is encoded by the coding sequence ATGGCAAAAGTCGCTTTTCTCGGTCTCGGCGTCATGGGTTATCCCATGGCCGGCCATCTCGTGAAACACGGTCACGAGGTCACCGTCTATAATCGCAGTGCGGCGAAAGCCGAAAAATGGGCGACTCAATTCGGCGGCAAAACGGCCGCGACGCCAGGGGCGGCGGCGGCGGGCCAGGAGATTGTTTTTTCCTGTGTCGGCAATGACGATGACGTGCGGATGATCACGATTGGCGAGAACGGCGCCTTTTCGACCCTGCCCGTCGGCGCGCTTTTCGTCGATCACACCACGGCTTCCGCCTCGGTCGCGCGTGAGCTTGCCGCCATTGCCACTAAAGAAGGCAAACATTTTATCGATGCGCCCGTTTCGGGTGGTCAAGCGGGGGCTGAAAATGGTGCCCTGACGGTCATGTGCGGCGGCGATGAAAAACCCTATGCGGAGGCCGAAAAGGTCATCAAGGCCTATGCTAAATCCTGCCGCCTCATGGGACCGGCCGGATCAGGCCAATTGACCAAGATGGTCAACCAGATCTGCATCGCCGGACTGGTTCAGGCTCTTTCCGAGGGATTGCATTTCGCGCAATGCGCCGGGCTCGACGGCGCGGCTGTCATCGATGTGATTTCGAAAGGCGCGGCGCAATCCTGGCAGATGGAGAACCGTTATAAAACCATGCTGGACGGCAAGTTCGATTTCGGTTTCGCCGTGCAATGGATGCGCAAGGATCTTTCGATCTGCCTCGCCGAGGCCCGCAATAATGGCGCGAGCCTGCCGGTCTCGGCTTTGGTCGATCAATTCTATGCCGAAGTCGAGAAACTCGGCGGGTCACGTTGGGATACATCGAGCCTGATCGCGCGGCTGCAACCAAAAGCCGGTTGA
- a CDS encoding DUF6163 family protein, protein MRLATRPIESDAAISLTEKQGSEARSTPWSMLLVVFMRLLAMIWMAQGLAQWATVLVPSAPAFDHESWIFGAGVIFFAVFDLMAAVGLWLATPWGGVLWLLAALAQICMALLVRPFFSLLWVGANLFLICLYFILTWFAGQAESAD, encoded by the coding sequence TTGCGCCTGGCGACGCGGCCGATCGAATCCGACGCCGCGATCTCACTGACAGAGAAACAAGGCTCGGAAGCGCGATCGACACCCTGGAGTATGCTGCTCGTCGTCTTTATGCGGCTTCTGGCCATGATTTGGATGGCGCAAGGTCTGGCGCAATGGGCCACGGTTTTGGTGCCGAGTGCGCCCGCATTCGATCACGAGAGTTGGATTTTTGGCGCGGGAGTCATCTTCTTTGCGGTTTTTGATCTCATGGCGGCGGTCGGCCTCTGGCTCGCGACGCCCTGGGGCGGAGTGTTGTGGCTGCTTGCAGCGCTCGCCCAGATTTGCATGGCCCTGTTGGTGCGGCCATTCTTTTCGCTTCTTTGGGTTGGCGCCAATCTGTTTCTGATCTGCCTCTATTTCATCCTGACATGGTTTGCCGGTCAGGCCGAGAGCGCAGACTGA